ACCTGGTGAACAGTAATGCCACTGAGCGAGACTGGGAAGACTCGGGGAGGAACAAGTGCTGGCAGAGAATCAAGAGTTCTGTTGGTCCAAACACGAACACATTCAACGTCAACTAGAAAGTAGGAGGGTGGTTGCCGggggctggggaaagggagaaatggagagttattgttAAATGAATATTAAGTTTCAGTTTCTACAAGCGTTAtggggatggatggtggtgatggtcgcACAGCGTTAAggatgtatttaataccactgaactgcacactttaaaaatggttaagatggggccgggcgtggtggctgacacctgtaatcccagcactttgggaggccgaggcaggtggatcacttgaggtcaggagttcgagaccagcctggccaacatggcgaaaccctgtctctattaaaaatacaaaaattagtcgggtgtggtggtgcatgcctgtaatcccagctactcaggaggctaaggcagggagaactgcttgaacccgagaggtagaggttgcagtgagctgagatcatgccactacactccagcctgggtaacagagtgagactccatgttaaaaaaggttaagatgggaaattctggccaggcgtggtggctcacacctgtaatcccagcactttgggaggctgaggtgggtggatcacctgaggtcgggagttcaagaccagccatgaccaacatggagaaaccccgtttctactaaaaatacaaaattagctgggcatggtggcgcatgcctgtaatcccagctactcaagaaggctgaggcaggagaatcatttgaacccgggaggtggaggctgtggtgagttgaggtcgtcccactgcactccagcctgggcaagagcaaaactcagtctttaaaaaaaaaaaaaaaaaaaaaaaaaaaagatgggaaattttatgtcgtattttaccacaataaaaaaaaattgaaaaaaaaaaaagatatcaactAGGCAATTGGATATAAGAATTTGGGGATTTCTGGACAGATCTAGGCTGTTGTTATCAACTACTGGCATCAACAGCATACCTCCAGAGATCACCTGAGTATTTAAACAATGGCCCAGAGATTACCTGAGTCAGAtagagaggaaggcagaggacGGAGTCCTGGCGCACCCCACCACTCAGGGGTCACAAGACAGAGAAGGGACAACACGCGACTGTGAGGAGGTGTCTGAGGTGGCAGAAAACACAAGTCACAGAAGTCTGGTAGTCACATGATTGCCCAGACATCCCGGCCAATAAAAGGGACTTACAACACTCAGCCTCTCTGTTTGCCTAAGGTGGCAGGTCACGTACAATTCCCTATTCTTCCCTTTTCACAGCTCCCCTGCCAATCCACTAAATGTAGAGTGACCACATAGTTTTATCAATGTTCTATtcacttatatattttatttacacacTTGAGCTTTGAGAGTAAAAAGGAGAGCTTTTTATAACCATGTCAGGACAACAGCATAACCCATTATCCTGGGTGCACCCTGGGGTGTAACCACCCTTTCTACACAACTAAGCACTCAACCTGGACTTCTAGACAAACTTATTAATGCTTTGGGTAAGATTTCCCCACCCGTGCTCCTTGCTGTTTCTCCCAGAAATTCTCacatggaagaaaaatgaaagggtGCAGTGTGTTGGAGGGGTGGAATTCTACCAATCAAGTTATGCACAAAAAGCATAAAAGGAACTGTGGGTCCTTTTGAGTCACCCAGGAGGACACAGAGCCCCCAAATTAAACGAAGGGCACCCATGCGAGGGCTGGCCGACCCTCGCCACCTATGTCTTGGTTTCCCCCACTGTAATACTGGGAACCCCACTTCTCCCAGGCCTGCTGCGAAGATGAAGCCAGCAAATGCACGCCCTCTCTTAGCTCTGGACCGGGCAGGTGAAAAGCAGGGAGGTGTTCATAAAAGCAGTCCCCACCGCTGAAGGGTCCTCAACTCGgggttctagtcccagctctgccctggcCTAGCAACCCCTTCCCGCTGCAGGGACCAAGGCGGTGGGCAGGTCCCTCACCCGTGCTGAGACCGGGACAGGAATGCGCACCTCTCCCCACCCTCGGACGCCCCGGCGGCGCCGCTGCAGAAGTCGGGAGGTCGGACAAACGCGAGGAgtaaggaaaaagaggaggaagggaaggaaggaggaagaacgAAGTGAGGAAAGAGGATGTCAGGGAAGAAAGGGagtaaaggaagaaggaagggagagggggacAGAAAGGAGGAGGacggaaggaggaagggaaggaagaaagacggaagggaagggagaggaaaaaggggaggaaagaagaaagggaagggggaggaaggaaagggggaggaaggaaggaggaggaaggtgaggaaggtaaggaaggaagggaggcagggagaggggaaggaaggaggaagataaggaaggaggggaggtaggaagaagggaaggaaggaggaaggaagggaaggggagaaagaaaggaagggaaggggtaggaagacagggaggaaggaaaaaaggaggaaggtaacgaaggaaggaaggagaaagtaaagtaagggggaggaaggaaggaagaagggaaggggaggaggggaagggcgGCCACTGACCTGCTTGAAGGTGCTGCTGAGGAAGTAGACGAGCGACAGCCCGAAGACCAGGGCGAGCACCCACCTCTTCCGCAGAAGCCGGCGCCACACCATGGCCGCCAGGTTCACCATCCCGGCGCGGACGTGGGGCGCGGCGGCCGGGGCGCGGAACGCGGCAGGCCCGGGTCCCGGGCGGCATGGCCCCTACGCGCCCGGCAGCCCCATCCCTCCAGGCAGGCGCCGGCCCCGCCGCCCGCAGCCCAGTCTGCTCCCGGCAGCCTTGGGCGCAGCCCCACGTGACCCCGCCCTACGCCCCGCCTCCGCTCCGCAGCGACAAGGGCTAGTCGCGCAAGATCTTCTCACCATTGGTCCCTAAGGAACGGCGGCCTCCTATTGGTTAAGTGCCGGGAAAGGGGGCGGACAATCGCGTGAGTGCTGCGGGCGTAGCTGTGCCCGGGTCCTAGCGCCGGACCCGGCGACGCCAAGAAACCACCCAATAGGAGGCCGGAAGCATCGGAAGTcacatgctgcccaggctgcgcGGGTGATTGGCTTGGCTGGACCTGAATGATGCGGCTGTGATTGCTGAATTGTCTGGGCAGGTAAAAAGAGAAcgcgatttttttttcttttctcccatcaTGGTCTGTGTAGTCTCCTGCCCTTGCAGTCCCAGAGCGTTTTGCGCTGTGTGTTGGTTGCAGGGATGAAAAGCGCTCGCGACGTTGTTCCCGAAGTGCACCTGCCGGCTTCCAGTCCAAGTGATGCAGGCGATGCTCCTCTGAGTGCATTTCGGTGCAGTCCTGTAACGGGCCCCAGGGGCGCAACTTGAACCATCGCAAGCATCGAAAAGTCTCGGTGCGGTCCTTCAAAGGGACATAGTGGGATGTACAGAGCAGAGGATTAAAAAGCGTTTCATTCATTCAGATGCATCCCGCGTGCAAAAATTTATTCCAGAATTATGTACGGCCTGCTTCCGACAAAGAATCCGAAGCCTCTTCCAATACAAGCATCCGAAAGTAGAGTTTCGAGCATTCGATTTAGGAGTTAAATGTGTGGATGAGAACTTTggaatatgaattttattttccccCAAGGATTTGCAATGTGGGATAATGGAGGGAGGGGCGAGAGGAGGATTAAGTTGAGATTGcaaattcttgaaaaatatttatataatgaccttttctTGATATATGAAGATGCTGCTGCTGACCGGTTTGTTACctaatttttcaaaagagaaaggagGCTTCACTGGCGGGTCATTTTTAATCAGTGGCCCTAGTGACACCATTGCTGCCCCCTCAAGAAGCCTGGTCAGGATTAGGAAGTCATTCAACAGCCAATAATCGTGCCCTAAACTGAAGTCAGACACCATCTGACTGATATAGACACCCTATATCCACAATATTGGCTCTGCCTCCAGAGACAAGAAGATATTCACGGAGGCTAAACCTTTTCATGGGAAGTAGATGGCCCTTATTACCTTGCTAGGGTGAAAGGTGGGACAGGGAGCAAGGGATCTAGAAAAGGGGAACTGGGAGACCCATAGATGTTTTATTCATTgagtaaatacttgttgagcgCCACTCTGTGCCAAACAGTGtcctggatgctgaggcagagggGTGATCCAAGTAGACAGGATCCCTACTTTCAGGAATGGCATTTATATTCTAATGGGGAGGacaaatcataaataaataagcaaacatgaACAAATAAGTGCTATGAATAATATAAAACAGGGCAATATTACGGGGAGTCAGGAGAATGAGAAGAGAAGGCCTCTGGGAAGAGACGACATTTGCCCTGCGGGACCAAGCCCTGCCACATTTAGAGGAGAAAGTATTCCAAGGGGAGggcacagcaagtgcaaaggccctgaggcagggacACGCTGACACATTAGAGGAACAGAAGGGCCACTGTGGGTGGACAGGAGTGGGAAAAGGGAGAATGGGAGGAAATGCAGTTGGAAACAGATGATGCTACATCAGGAAGAACCCGTAGGCTATGGACAGAGCTCGGGTTTGATTCTGATTGCACTGGGCAGCCGTTGGAGggtttaaaacatattttctggcTTCCCCAATCAGGACTCTTAGTTTGACAATAGGATGAAATACAATACCTTAAGAGTTTCaaagagggccgggcatggtggcttatgcctgtaatcccagcactttgggaggccaaggcaggcggatcacttgaggtcagaagtttgagaccagcctggccaatatggtgaaatcccatctctactaaaaatacaaaaattgggtgggcgtggtgtcgcatgcctgtaagcctgtaatttcagccactcaggaggctgaggcaggagaatcgcttgaacctgggaggcagaggttgcagtgagccaagatcgcaccactccgtcttaaaaaaaaaaaaggagtttcaaGGGGGGATCACTGAGAGGCTACCCAGAGATACTGAGCAGATGGAATCATCTGCT
This sequence is a window from Homo sapiens chromosome 12, GRCh38.p14 Primary Assembly. Protein-coding genes within it:
- the SPRING1 gene encoding SREBP regulating gene protein isoform 4 (isoform 4 is encoded by transcript variant 4), whose translation is MVNLAAMVWRRLLRKRWVLALVFGLSLVYFLSSTFKQSVQHENTYRDPIAKYCYGESPPELFPA